In the genome of Candidatus Zixiibacteriota bacterium, the window GGCCACCCACACAGTGACAGCCGTTAATACCAGAAGTGCGGTCCCCACGGCCAGGTACACGCGGATGGGAAGAATATGATGAGTCTGGGCGTTCGCACTCATGTGTCGCTCCTATCCAATCAGGTAAAACAGCGGGAACAAAAAGATCCAGATCAGGTCCACCAGGTGCCAGTACAACCCGGTCATCTCGATAGGCGTGTAGTATGCCGCAGAGAAGTGATTCTTCGAAGTCCGATACAACAGCCATCCGATCACCGTCATTCCGCCGATAACGTGAATCCCGTGCAGCCCGGTCATCATGAAATAGACTGAGAAAAACACGTGCGGGTTGGTCCCCTCGATCCCCTGGAATGTGTAGAATCTCCCCGGCAGTTGCCCTTCGTGGATCTTGTGCGCGTATTCAAAGTATTTGATCACAAGAAACGTACCGGCCAGTAGCAGTGTAGTGGCCAGATACCACATGGTTTGCTTCTTGTTGGCCAATTGCATGCTGCGAATGGCCAGCGCCATGGTGACCGAGCTGGTGATGAGCACGATCGTGTTGATCGTACCGAGCGGAAGGCTGAGCACTTTGTGGGCGTTATGGAACATGTCCGGATTCCACGAGCGATAAATGGCGTAGGTGCAGAACAGTCCTCCGAACAGCAGCACTTCCGTCAGGAGGAACAGCCACATCCCCAGTTTGGCTGCTTCTTTCTGCTGCTCGCCATCGCTGAAATGGTGCGCCAGATGGCTCTTATGCGTGTCAGTGTGCGTCATGGCCATTGATATCATGCCCTCCCGACCGGCCTTTGTGCGGCGATATCTGATCGCTGGATCAGCACCGTATCGTAATCATACGGCCCATGTGACAGCACCGGGTCTTTGGCAAAATTCTCGGGCGGCGGCGGCGATGTCGTTTCCCATTCAAATCCCAAGACGCCCCACGGGTTGTTTCCGGCCGGCCTCCCCCGCATCAACGAGTGGATCATGTAGATCATGAAGATCAAGAAGCCGAATCCGAGCACCCAGGCGCCCACCGACGAAAAAGCATGGAGCGGCTGATACTGGTCCAGATAGTTGTGGTACCGACGCGGCATACCTTTCGTCCCCAGAATGAACTGCGAGAAGAATGTCATATTGAATCCGAC includes:
- a CDS encoding cytochrome c oxidase subunit 3 family protein, encoding MAMTHTDTHKSHLAHHFSDGEQQKEAAKLGMWLFLLTEVLLFGGLFCTYAIYRSWNPDMFHNAHKVLSLPLGTINTIVLITSSVTMALAIRSMQLANKKQTMWYLATTLLLAGTFLVIKYFEYAHKIHEGQLPGRFYTFQGIEGTNPHVFFSVYFMMTGLHGIHVIGGMTVIGWLLYRTSKNHFSAAYYTPIEMTGLYWHLVDLIWIFLFPLFYLIG